One genomic segment of Erythrolamprus reginae isolate rEryReg1 chromosome 2, rEryReg1.hap1, whole genome shotgun sequence includes these proteins:
- the LOC139159391 gene encoding L-amino-acid oxidase-like, translating into MDFVSVTPFLFVFYPVTFSLLFLAALGSCADDRGPLAECFRDADYEEFLEIARNGLEETSNPKHVVVVGAGMAGLSAAYVLAGAGHKVTLLEASGRVGGRVITYRNDIEGWYANLGPMRIPKTHRIIREYIRKFGLKLNEFVQEDENAWYFIKNIRKRVWEVKKDPGLLKYPVKPSEEGKSASQLFRDSLKKVMEELKRTNCSYILDKYDTYSTKQYLIKEGNLSRGAVDMIGDLLNEDSAYYVSFTESLKNDDIFSYAKRFDEIVGGFDQLPISMYQDMAEMVYLNAQVVKIQQNAEKVRVEYQTPEKTLSDVIADYVIVCATSRATRRIKFEPPLPPKKAHALRSIHYRSGTKIFLTCAERFWEADGIHGGKSTTDLPSRFIYYPNHNFTSGIGVILAYVVADDAHFFEALDIKSIGDIVMNDLSFIHQLPKKEIQAFCYTSVVKKWSLDKYAMGSITTFTPYQLQEFSEPIATPVGRIYFAGEHTAKVHGWLDNTIKSGLKAARDVNWASEKPSRTHLIRDNQL; encoded by the exons ATGGATTTTGTTTCTGTAACTccatttttgtttgtgttttatcCAGTTACTTTCTCACTGCTGTTCTTGGCTGCCTTGGGAAGCTGTGCAGATGATAGAGGCCCTCTAGCAGAATGCTTCCGAGATGCTGATTATGAAGAATTCCTAGAGATCGCCAGAAATGGTCTGGAAGAGACATCAAATCCAAAACATGTTGTGGTTGTAGGTGCAGGAATGGCTGGGCTTAGTGCAGCCTACGTTCTTGCAGGGGCTGGGCATAAG GTGACGCTGCTTGAAGCTAGTGGACGTGTGGGAGGTCGAGTGATCACTTACCGAAATGACATAGAAGGCTGGTATGCCAATCTGGGCCCCATGCGTATCCCTAAGACACACAG GATTATCCGGGAATATATCAGAAAGTTTGGTCTCAAATTAAACGAATTTGTACAGGAAGATGAGAAtgcctggtattttattaaaaacaTCAGGAAGAGAGTATGGGAAGTCAAGAAAGACCCCGGCCTCTTGAAATATCCCGTGAAGCCCTCAGAAGAAGGCAAATCGGCTTCACAGCTCTTTCGAGATTCCCTCAAAAAG GTTATGGAAGAATTGAAAAGGACTAACTGCAGCTACATACTAGATAAATATGACACCTACTCAACAAAG CAATATCTAATTAAAGAAGGAAATCTGAGCCGGGGAGCTGTGGATATGATTGGAGACTTACTGAATGAAGATTCTGCCTATTATGTATCTTTTACTGAGAGCCTGAAAAATGATGATATCTTCTCTTATGCAAAGCG ATTTGATGAAATTGTTGGTGGATTTGACCAGTTGCCTATATCCATGTATCAAGACATGGCGGAAATGGTGTATCTCAATGCCCAAGTAGTCAAGATACAACAGAATGCTGAGAAAGTCAGAGTGGAATATCAAACCCCAGAAAAGACCCTGTCAGATGTGATAGCTGATTACGTCATTGTGTGCGCCACATCAAGGGCCACCCGTCGCATCAAGTTTGAACCACCCCTTCCACCAAAGAAAGCACATGCTTTGCGGTCTATCCACTATAGAAGTGGCACCAAGATCTTCCTCACTTGCGCTGAGAGGTTTTGGGAGGCTGATGGCATTCATGGTGGGAAGTCCACAACTGATCTTCCATCCCGATTCATCTATTACCCTAACCATAACTTTACTAGTGGCATTGGGGTTATTTTGGCCTATGTCGTTGCTGATGATGCCCATTTCTTTGAAGCTCTTGATATCAAGAGCATTGGTGATATTGTCATGAATGACCTTTCATTCATCCATCAGCTGCCCAAGAAAGAGATCCAGGCTTTCTGTTATACATCCGTGGTTAAAAAATGGAGCCTGGATAAGTATGCAATGGGCTCTATAACCACCTTCACTCCCTACCAATTACAAGAGTTTAGTGAACCAATTGCTACACCTGTAGGCAGAATCTACTTTGCAGGGGAGCACACTGCCAAAGTTCATGGTTGGTTGGACAACACAATTAAGTCAGGGCTGAAAGCAGCAAGGGATGTGAATTGGGCCTCTGAGAAGCCATCAAGAACCCACCTGATCAGGGACAATCAACTTTAA